The DNA segment cataacttttaaaataatcattttaccATTTGTAAAAAAGTAAGTTTTAGATTACTTACTCAGGAAatgaatttcaaataatttttttaaaaaattcaaaatatatttttgaaacaagattttcaaaataagatttgCATACCTTGTGAAATGCAATTTGAGGCGAGTTTTTCAGAACATGATTTTTGAAACAAACTTTCTGAGATATACATGATACCTTCCTAAACTAGTTTTCTAGAACGCATGATACACATTCCATAAGGAGCTTTATCAGCAATGGTGCCAGTGGCAGTGGCATGGTGGAATGAGGGAGggtattttaattacttttgtaaGTGAGGGTGCGGTTAATAATAATaggggtggaagaagaaaagatagcCTAATTTCATGATTAAACAAGCAATGCGAATACAAAGcccaaaaaaatgttatcttaaGGTATTATAAGCACTTATAAACGTTATGAATCGTTTGTCccataatttatttgtttaattatttatttatttccaatAAAATATGTGGGGATAAAAAACAGGATGCAAATGAAATTTGTCATAGTTTAGTAAGTTGGTCACAACAAAAACGTTTTTGAAAAATGGAGAGGATAACAAGCTAGCTCTATTTACGAGGTCCTTGATATATGCAAACTTTTTTCACCTAACcaatgttaagaaaaaaattacatacaaatatagagtttaataaaatgaatatttttaaagaaaaagtttaaacttAATTCGAGAATAacaccaataattcatatttctaGCAAATACCATCATTctattacaaaaaaattgaaaaatagttttaactTGCCATTCTagtgaaatatattatatacattaacaatataatttttgagtaactttaattattataattattataaagtgAGACACCTACAtcctaaaaaaacataatatgaaTTTTGTACGTTAAACTTTAACTTTTGacaaaattatagtttttttattcttccagTTTTAGCCGAAGACCATGGGAGTGTCGCTCGAAGGTTCCAGGCCCTTAGTTTGCAATTCCCACTCTTCCCATTTTTCTGTTATATCAATTTTGccccttctttctctcttcattcgaaattcaaaattcaaaacttcAACGCCGTTTAAATGTACAGGGAAAGGGCAATTCCGTCTcacaaagtaaaaaatataatcctCTGTAACACACCCAACAACCTAGTTTAGACCTTCATCCAAAACCCTCTATAAATAACTGTAAAATATAGCCTTTTCCGGCGtgcttatatttttcattattattaccTACCAAGTCATGGCTTCTTCACTGTTTCTATGCACCTTCTTCATCCTCGCTGTCACCATCCTTCCCTCACCCACAGGTGCCCTTATCCTAACATTAGTTAACAACTGCAACTACACCGTTTGGCCAGCCATTCAACCTAACGCCGGCCATCCAGTCCTCGCCGGCGGCGGATTTACTCTCCACACCCTCACCCACCTCTCCATCCCCGTCCCCGATGTCCACTGGTCAGGCCGGGTCTGGGCCCGTACTGGCTGCACCCACTCCGGCACCGCCTTCTCCTGTGCCAGCGGTGACTGCGGCGGCCGTCTCCAGTGCAACGGTGCCGGTGGTGCTCCTCCCGCCTCCCTGGCGCAAGTAGAGGCCCACCACGGAAACGGCGATTCCGTCTCCTACGGCGTGAGCTTCGTCGATGGGTTCAACGTCCCCATGACTCTGACCCCACACGAGGGCAAAGGCGTGTGCCCGGTGGTCGGTTGCCGCGCCGACTTGCTAGCCACGTGTCCCCCCGTACTGCAGCACCGTGTCCCCGCCGTTCATGGACCCGTCGTCGCGTGCAAGAGCGGGTGCGAGGCTTTCCACACCGACGAGCTCTGCTGTAGGAACCACTTCAACAGCCCCCACACGTGTCGGGAGTCCGTGTACTCCACCTTCTTCAAGCACGCGTGCCCCAACACTTTCACCTACGCCCACGACAACCCCTCTCTCATGCACCAGTGTTCCTCACCGCACGAGCTCAAGGTTATCTTTTGCCACTAAACGAGACTAAACCGTTGTTTGGGTCATTGTTTAGTGACTCAACCCTTGTCTCCTCAATAACATTCCAGAGCAGAAGAAAAGTTGGcgaaaagaaataagaaaaaaaaaagaacatgctTGTATTTTCTTCAGTGTAGTCGTGTTTTCGTAAAAGGTTGTAATTTATGTTGTGTGGTGAAGAATAGAACTTGAGCTTTGTTTTCGCTGTTAGTTTTTGTTCTGGGCatctttaaattattctttctattcttcttcttcctccagcAACTGGTTTGATAATAGTGTGAAGGGTGTGATGATGGTGAAATGTGAACAGAAAGAGACCGGTTCACCAAAATGGCTCCTATCTCGAGATTTTGATTCGTTTTAatggatgaaaaagaaaggtaCCTGGTATGACACGTGATTTCAGTCCTTTTTCTTATACTTCTGACAAATTCAAGCAGTGATACCTTTACCACGTTtatcttttttgttattttctatatttttgttattgtttgctAGAAACGAGTAGATAATACTTTTGTTCTTTGGATGGTGGCAGCGGGCATGTCTGCAAAATGTTCAATgcaagatttttattttcatgcttctGTCATGAGACACCAACCAGAACTGATATATTCGGTTCAAATTGAATTTGAACTGATTTGAAATATTCAAGGAGTTAATTTGAAAGTGTTGGATTGAGCGAGGTAGAAATTTTGAGTGTACTTTCCGATAATTATGCATTGTTTAATCTAATGCAGTGTTTCGTAATTGGTGAACTTTGTAGTGTCACACGGCTACTGGAAACTGTCCGAACGTGACGTGGATTTGGACCTACTGAATAATGATGTGTTTAGAGCTTTTTGAATGCTCGTTTCAACTTTACCGAAAGCAAAAATTCAGTTTTTCTTAAAAgtagttataaataattttctcacaataaatattttcataatataacaGTGAAATTTGACTACAAAGTTTGAACACAACCAACCTTAAGAAATAAGAGTTAGCCCTCTAAACGATACAACGAGTGTCAAAGAAGTTACGGCCTCTTTCTAAAAGCCCTAACTCAACTCATCGTCATTTAATGTGAAATGAGTCTTAAGATGacacaaaagaaaaactcttgtttaaattatttaaaggaGATCAGATGTATTGTTGGAACATAGAAGACAAGAAAATCTTTCAAAAACTAAGACGATTATTTATCATTGTAACCAATATACTTAAACGAAAAACAATCATATTCTTGTAATACTATACAcggttaaatatctttttgtcTCTTAACTtccagtaaaaattaaaattaattcctttttaaaattttagcttaatttagtcttttaattttataaatatataaatttagtttttttaactaaattttgttaactttatatGATGTTTCAGAcacgtttctcaattaacattaaaataaaaatatgtcataCAGTGTAAACAACCTAAATACTatcatgaaacgtgcttgaagcatcaaataaacttaacaaaatttagttaaaagaactaaattcatacattttaaagtttgaagactaaattataccaaAATTTTTGAAGAGTgattaattacaattttcaataaaaatttaaaaacaaaaaacatatttaactctattatataaaagaactcaaacaaaaaagtataaatCATTGAATAATCTagtatactttttcttttatcttaaacaaaatctaaatatgttttattcatAATCTAAACGTGATAAGAACAATATCAATTAGAAATCACTCTTATCAACACatgttatctatttttttacatgcaataaattctttttcattttttttagtaaattgtAAAGTGATCACATATTATGTCTAATAAAGGGTTTATACATGTTATCTATTATTAgattaaatactaatttaataaGGGTTTATACTTGTCAAGTTAGTAACTTTGAGAAGATgataataatcattttaaatttaaaatagaaattaacatAAGGTTTTAGATTCTAGAAACAAAAGTTTAGAAAGTCATTGAGCacataaaaatagttatttaacgaaagaaataaatttaaaatagaaattaatagAAAGATTTAGCTTCtagaaacaaaaatttagaaaGTCATATGACAGAGAATAAAAGGACcatcaaaaataagaaaaagacaaaatgcTTTAGTGGATAGAAAGTATTATCTCTTTTGGTTAATACAATATCTTTACTCATttagatataataaatttattttccatatgaaaagaaaattagttaattataaggtgccattaatttaaaaacatatgatCACATTATTGATTTCGCTTCCGTTTGAATTTAATGTTCTCGTTCCTTTCTTATTTATAACGAagctaaaaaaatatcaaaaacatttttataatttcagtaattcatttaaaaaattacatctttgattttaaatgttaattatgtaataataataatactaactaaatgtaaatattgaattgttcaattattaaataaagtagtGTATTATACCAAAATTAttcaagaaaagttaaaaatatgttttgaaatcatACAGTAAAAAAGAGAGTTAAAACTTGATCAATCTAACAAAAAGACGTACAAACTTGATCCAATTCACTGTCTGCTTCAATAATATATAGGTCTCtttctttatatctttttacatgttatatcataaaacaatgatatatttttaatatgtttaagtaaattttgttttaaaaaataaaacagaaaaaaaatcagttctgcatttaaaaaaaaatataataatatgcaGCTATATAGTGCATTAGAGAAGAATTTTAAAAAGCATTTTCTGAAAAACATATAgatatttacatttaatttaacaaGCTTTTATGAACTTCTgtctattataaaaatcatttagaAATAAGCATTTTCAGCcattactttttttcttcttttttttttttctgttgtttAGAAGTTATAGAATTTCAACAAAGCATTTTGCcttataaagttaataaaataaaataatatgtttttgtttcccTCTTCAGTTTCCCCAAGGTAAAATATGGAATCTCTCTTTCCCTATTCTTTTCAAccaacccttttttttttccaacaacCAAAAACATTGTAACAGTCGAAAGTGGTAtttgggccgggttgggttAAACCAAATATGGGTTCTGCTCAGTTCTAATAATCGCAGGCAGTGCAATCCTGGAACGACCTTAACCACATTCATTCATATTCATTcatagttataaataatttcaaatcaatcagAAGGTGTCGGTTTTGAAAAGATTAAAcaatctttttctcttctcttccttctccttccATGGCATCTCAGGCTAGCCTTCTCCTTCAAAAGCAGCTCAAaggtatatatgttttttctctcGTATTTTTTCTATTTCCCTTTTGCGAATCCCCGCGCAATAATAGCACCCTGTTTGGCGTCGATTCTCCGCGATCTTCTGATTGCCCTTTCCTCGCAGATCTTTGCAAAAACCCCGTCGACGGCTTCTCCGCCGGTTTGGTCGACGAAAGCAACATTTTTGAATGGAGTGTCACCATAATTGGACCACCAGATACTCTATAGTAAGCAATCCCcttttgatttttgtattaTGTCTCTAGATTTTGAGACTCTCCCACGCAGTCCTTTCTTGATTTTCCATTCCAAGTTTGGATTTTTGGGTTCTTCTCTGTCTTTCCTTTGGGGTTTGGATACCGGGATCGCTTTTgtaattgtttgttttgattcCTGCTTGAACAGTTTTTTGGTTTAGGGACTTGGTTTCTTGCTATCCTAATCGCGAGAATTCATTGCGGTTGTTGTTGTTTCTTtaatgtttaattgtttttattcctCTTAAGCTGatgcctttttctttttctttctaaattactaTTTATGCTGATTACTACTGGGTTTTGTCTTAGTCTAGTTCGTTTGATTGCACCACCAAATGTTCTATTGATGTCATTGTTTTGCTTTCCCTTCGTCGGTGTTAGAATTCTACTAACGTTTACCTGTTGTGAATTGGTTGGACTTCTTACAGCGAGGGGGGCTTTTTCAATGCTATTATGAGTTTTCCATCCAATTACCCAAATAGTCCACCTTCAGTGAAGTTCACCTCAGAGATATGGCATCCCAATGGTTAGTGTATTTTCttta comes from the Vigna radiata var. radiata cultivar VC1973A chromosome 2, Vradiata_ver6, whole genome shotgun sequence genome and includes:
- the LOC106755125 gene encoding osmotin-like protein, with the translated sequence MASSLFLCTFFILAVTILPSPTGALILTLVNNCNYTVWPAIQPNAGHPVLAGGGFTLHTLTHLSIPVPDVHWSGRVWARTGCTHSGTAFSCASGDCGGRLQCNGAGGAPPASLAQVEAHHGNGDSVSYGVSFVDGFNVPMTLTPHEGKGVCPVVGCRADLLATCPPVLQHRVPAVHGPVVACKSGCEAFHTDELCCRNHFNSPHTCRESVYSTFFKHACPNTFTYAHDNPSLMHQCSSPHELKVIFCH